A window of the Nocardia sp. NBC_01329 genome harbors these coding sequences:
- a CDS encoding coenzyme F420-0:L-glutamate ligase, producing MNPSVEAAIPDHSATQLQILPITGLPEFRPGDDLAEHIAARAPWLTDGDILVVTSKIVAKAEGRIVAAPTDPEERDTARRRLVEQEAVRVVARRGRTLITENRLGIVQAASGVDGSNVENDELVLLPADPDGSAKGLRSALGTRLGVEIAVVVTDTMGRAWRNGQTDVAIGSAGLPVLHDYAGAVDGQGNELQVTQVAIADELAAAADLVKGKLGGVPIAVVRGLTAVDNGSTAADLVRPGTDDLFWLGTAEAIERGRGEAVLLRRSVRAFAPDPVEPEQIRTAVAVALTAPAPHHTRPVRFVWLRDGDRRQRLLETMAEKWRSDLAADGLDSERIERRVNRGRLLFDAPEVIIPFCVPDGAHDYPDERRRDAERTMFTVAVGAAVQGLLVALATEGLGSCWIGSTIFAPEVTREVLGLADEWIPLGAIAIGYPTEELTPRAPRDPDTCLVEL from the coding sequence GTGAACCCGTCGGTGGAGGCCGCGATCCCCGATCATTCCGCGACGCAATTGCAGATCCTGCCGATCACCGGATTACCGGAATTCCGGCCCGGTGACGATCTTGCCGAACATATCGCCGCCCGGGCTCCCTGGCTCACCGACGGCGACATCCTGGTGGTCACCAGCAAAATCGTCGCCAAGGCCGAGGGGCGGATCGTCGCGGCACCGACCGATCCCGAGGAACGCGATACCGCGCGGCGCCGCCTTGTCGAACAAGAGGCGGTGCGGGTCGTGGCCCGCCGGGGTCGCACCCTCATCACCGAGAACCGTCTCGGCATCGTGCAGGCCGCGTCCGGGGTCGACGGGTCCAACGTCGAAAACGACGAATTGGTACTGCTGCCCGCCGATCCCGATGGCAGCGCAAAAGGTTTGCGGTCGGCGCTGGGCACCCGGCTCGGGGTGGAGATCGCGGTGGTGGTCACCGACACCATGGGCCGTGCCTGGCGCAACGGACAGACGGATGTGGCGATCGGCTCCGCGGGTTTGCCCGTGCTGCACGACTACGCGGGCGCCGTCGACGGGCAGGGCAACGAACTCCAGGTCACCCAGGTGGCGATCGCGGACGAATTGGCCGCTGCCGCAGACCTGGTCAAGGGGAAGCTCGGCGGTGTCCCGATCGCGGTGGTCCGAGGGCTCACCGCGGTCGACAACGGTTCGACAGCAGCCGATCTGGTGCGCCCGGGCACCGACGATCTGTTCTGGCTCGGTACCGCCGAGGCGATCGAGCGGGGACGTGGGGAAGCGGTGCTGCTGCGCCGATCGGTCCGCGCCTTCGCACCGGATCCGGTGGAACCCGAACAGATACGCACCGCTGTCGCGGTGGCACTCACCGCGCCGGCGCCGCACCACACCCGCCCGGTACGGTTCGTCTGGTTGCGCGATGGTGACCGGCGGCAGCGTTTGCTCGAGACGATGGCCGAGAAGTGGCGGTCCGATCTCGCGGCGGACGGCCTGGACTCCGAGCGGATCGAGCGGCGCGTGAACCGCGGCCGCCTGCTGTTCGACGCGCCGGAGGTGATCATCCCGTTCTGCGTCCCCGACGGAGCTCACGATTATCCCGACGAACGACGCCGAGACGCGGAACGGACCATGTTCACCGTCGCGGTCGGTGCCGCGGTCCAGGGACTGCTGGTCGCGCTCGCGACCGAGGGGCTGGGCAGCTGCTGGATCGGGTCGACCATCTTCGCCCCGGAGGTGACCCGGGAGGTGCTCGGCCTGGCCGACGAATGGATCCCGCTGGGGGCCATCGCGATCGGGTATCCCACCGAGGAACTCACCCCGCGTGCGCCGCGCGACCCCGATACCTGCCTGGTCGAGCTGTGA
- a CDS encoding DUF3499 domain-containing protein, which yields MRRCCRPGCKNPAVATLTYVYSDSTAVVGPLATVAEPHSWDLCATHASRITAPKGWDMVRHEGGFSTSPDDDDLTALAEAVREAGLRRRPPEPDQRGYREHTPPPRPTRTGRRGHLRVLPDPPS from the coding sequence ATGCGTCGTTGCTGCCGACCCGGCTGCAAGAATCCGGCCGTCGCGACGCTCACCTATGTCTACTCCGACTCCACCGCGGTGGTGGGCCCGTTGGCGACGGTGGCCGAACCTCATTCCTGGGATCTCTGCGCGACCCACGCCTCCCGGATCACCGCCCCCAAGGGCTGGGATATGGTCCGGCACGAAGGCGGCTTCTCCACCAGCCCCGACGACGACGATCTGACCGCGCTCGCCGAGGCCGTCCGGGAAGCCGGATTACGCCGCCGCCCGCCGGAACCCGACCAGCGGGGCTACCGCGAACACACTCCCCCGCCGCGCCCCACTCGCACCGGCCGCCGCGGACATCTGCGGGTACTCCCCGATCCCCCCAGCTGA
- a CDS encoding WhiB family transcriptional regulator produces MFGSIEEQWQERALCAETDPEAFFPEKGGSTREAKRICLGCEVRDECLEYALAHDERFGIWGGLSERERRRLKRGIG; encoded by the coding sequence ATGTTCGGCTCCATCGAAGAACAGTGGCAAGAACGCGCACTCTGCGCGGAGACAGACCCGGAGGCCTTCTTCCCGGAGAAGGGTGGCTCCACCCGCGAGGCCAAACGCATCTGCTTGGGATGCGAGGTCCGCGACGAATGCCTGGAATACGCGCTCGCGCACGATGAGCGCTTCGGAATCTGGGGCGGCCTGTCGGAGCGGGAGCGCCGGCGCCTCAAGCGCGGTATCGGCTGA
- a CDS encoding phosphomannomutase/phosphoglucomutase: protein MTVARSAESVNAVIKAYDIRGVVTDQLDAGFVRDTGAAFARLMRGEDARRIAIGHDMRASSPELVAAFAEGVLAQGLDVVHIGLASTDELYFASGRLDCPGAMFTASHNPARYNGIKLCRPRALPVGQDTGLATIADELISGVPSHDGEPGTATEVDLLDDYAAFLRDLVDLGSIRPLTIAVDAGNGMGGHTVPAVLGALPQVEVVPLYFELDGTFPNHEANPLDPKNLVDLQALVRDCGADIGLAFDGDADRCFVVDELGEPVSPSAITALVAERELAEEPGATIIHNLITSRSVPELVTELGGNPVRSRVGHSFIKQLMATSGAVFGGEHSAHYYFRDFWGADSGMLAALHVLAALGEDKRSVSELMASYTAYAASGEINSTVDDAAGRTAGVIDAFAGRAVSVDRLDGVTVQLPDHAWFNLRASNTEPLLRLNVEARSQDEVDALVTEILRIVRA, encoded by the coding sequence ATGACAGTCGCCCGCTCTGCCGAGTCCGTGAACGCGGTGATCAAGGCTTACGACATCCGCGGTGTGGTCACCGACCAACTCGACGCCGGCTTCGTCCGGGACACCGGGGCGGCGTTCGCCCGGCTGATGCGGGGCGAGGACGCACGACGCATCGCGATCGGCCACGATATGCGCGCCTCATCTCCCGAGCTGGTGGCCGCTTTCGCCGAGGGCGTGCTCGCCCAGGGCCTGGATGTGGTCCATATCGGGCTGGCATCCACCGACGAGCTGTATTTCGCTTCGGGGCGGCTCGACTGCCCGGGCGCCATGTTCACCGCCAGCCACAATCCGGCGCGCTACAACGGCATCAAGCTCTGTCGCCCGCGCGCGCTGCCGGTGGGCCAGGACACCGGGTTGGCGACCATCGCGGACGAGCTGATCTCCGGCGTACCGAGTCACGACGGGGAACCGGGCACGGCCACCGAGGTCGATCTGCTCGACGACTACGCCGCCTTCCTGCGCGATCTGGTCGATCTCGGCAGCATCCGCCCGCTGACCATCGCGGTGGACGCAGGCAACGGGATGGGTGGGCATACCGTTCCCGCCGTGCTCGGTGCGCTGCCGCAGGTCGAGGTGGTCCCACTGTACTTCGAACTGGACGGCACCTTCCCCAATCACGAGGCCAACCCGCTCGATCCGAAGAATCTGGTGGATCTGCAGGCCCTGGTCCGCGATTGCGGCGCCGATATCGGCCTGGCATTCGACGGCGACGCCGACCGCTGCTTCGTGGTGGACGAGCTGGGTGAACCCGTTTCGCCGTCGGCCATCACCGCGCTGGTCGCCGAACGGGAACTCGCCGAGGAGCCCGGGGCCACCATCATCCACAATCTGATCACCTCGCGGTCGGTCCCGGAGTTGGTGACCGAACTGGGCGGCAACCCGGTGCGCTCGCGGGTGGGCCATTCGTTCATCAAACAACTGATGGCCACTTCGGGTGCGGTATTCGGCGGTGAGCATTCCGCGCACTACTACTTCCGGGATTTCTGGGGCGCCGATTCCGGCATGCTGGCCGCCCTGCACGTCTTGGCCGCCCTGGGCGAGGACAAACGGTCCGTTTCCGAGCTGATGGCGTCCTACACCGCCTACGCCGCCTCCGGTGAAATCAATTCGACCGTCGACGACGCCGCCGGCCGGACCGCCGGCGTCATCGACGCGTTCGCGGGGCGGGCAGTCTCGGTGGACCGATTGGACGGCGTCACCGTGCAACTACCCGACCACGCCTGGTTCAACCTCCGCGCCTCCAATACCGAACCGCTGCTGCGCCTCAACGTCGAAGCCAGGTCGCAGGACGAAGTAGACGCACTCGTGACCGAGATCCTGCGCATCGTCCGCGCCTGA
- a CDS encoding metallopeptidase family protein — MARSRNRRPPTARSVSRRGRGVRGPMLPPTVPAWRTRGQKFDRLVLEAFAPLDTRWHDRLTKLDIAVDDVPKIRPLHPDSVTWPDEVVADGPVPLSRLIPAGVDRHGTPIRARVVLFRKPLELRAGDPDDLVELLREVLVQQIATYLGVDPDVIDPEPE, encoded by the coding sequence ATGGCACGATCCCGCAACCGCAGACCCCCGACCGCCCGGTCGGTCAGCCGTCGCGGCCGCGGTGTCCGCGGCCCGATGCTGCCGCCGACTGTTCCGGCCTGGCGCACCCGGGGCCAGAAATTCGACCGGCTGGTCCTGGAAGCATTCGCCCCGCTGGACACCCGCTGGCACGATCGCCTCACCAAACTCGATATCGCCGTCGACGATGTGCCCAAAATCCGTCCACTGCACCCTGATTCGGTGACCTGGCCGGACGAGGTGGTCGCCGACGGCCCGGTCCCGCTGTCCCGGCTGATCCCGGCCGGTGTCGACCGGCACGGCACGCCCATCCGCGCCCGGGTGGTGCTGTTCCGCAAACCCCTCGAACTACGCGCCGGCGACCCCGACGATCTGGTGGAACTGCTGCGCGAGGTCCTGGTGCAGCAGATCGCGACCTACCTCGGGGTCGACCCGGACGTGATCGACCCCGAACCGGAATAG
- the cofD gene encoding 2-phospho-L-lactate transferase, which produces MTSQQADSAPANGPRIVVLVGGVGGARFLLGVRELLPEAEVSAIVNVGDDVWMHGLRICPDLDTCMYTLGGGIDPERGWGRLGETWHAKEELAKYHAQPDWFGLGDRDIATHLVRTEMLRAGYPLSAVTEALCNRWQPGVKLLPATDDRCETHVVISDPDSPGERRAIHFQEWWVRYRADVETHGFATIGADEAKPAPNVTELIAGADVVLLAPSNPVVSVGSILSVPGIRGALRTTEAPVIGVSPVIDGKPLRGMADECLSVIGVETSAEAVGRHYGSRSATGILDGWLIHTTDTAEVPGVQVRSVPLLMTDPPTTAEMVRAALELAGVKP; this is translated from the coding sequence GTGACTTCACAACAAGCGGACAGCGCACCCGCCAATGGTCCCCGTATCGTCGTCCTGGTCGGCGGAGTCGGTGGCGCGCGGTTCCTGCTGGGCGTCCGGGAGCTGCTCCCCGAGGCGGAGGTTTCCGCGATCGTGAACGTGGGCGACGATGTCTGGATGCATGGGCTGAGAATCTGTCCCGACCTCGATACCTGCATGTATACGCTCGGTGGCGGAATCGACCCGGAGCGCGGTTGGGGCCGGTTGGGTGAAACCTGGCACGCCAAGGAGGAGCTCGCGAAATATCATGCGCAGCCCGACTGGTTCGGACTGGGCGACCGCGATATCGCGACGCACCTGGTTCGTACCGAAATGTTGCGCGCCGGGTATCCCCTCTCGGCGGTTACCGAGGCGCTGTGCAATCGATGGCAACCGGGCGTGAAACTCCTCCCGGCAACTGACGATCGCTGTGAAACGCATGTTGTTATCAGCGATCCGGACAGTCCTGGCGAACGCCGCGCGATCCATTTCCAGGAGTGGTGGGTTCGGTACCGTGCCGACGTCGAAACCCACGGATTCGCCACAATCGGGGCGGATGAGGCCAAACCGGCACCGAATGTGACTGAACTCATAGCCGGTGCGGATGTTGTATTACTCGCTCCATCGAACCCGGTTGTGAGCGTCGGATCGATCCTCTCGGTGCCCGGAATTCGGGGCGCGCTGCGCACCACCGAGGCCCCGGTGATCGGGGTGTCGCCGGTGATCGACGGAAAGCCGTTGCGCGGGATGGCCGACGAATGCCTGTCGGTGATCGGCGTGGAGACCTCGGCGGAGGCGGTCGGGCGTCACTACGGATCTCGTTCGGCCACAGGCATTCTCGACGGCTGGCTGATACACACCACCGATACCGCCGAGGTTCCGGGTGTGCAGGTGCGCAGTGTTCCCCTTTTGATGACCGATCCGCCCACCACCGCCGAAATGGTGCGTGCGGCTCTCGAGTTGGCAGGAGTTAAGCCGTGA